The window CTGGGTAGCTCACTTTGCCCACCTTCGGATGCTCTGACAGCCAGCGGGCCAGCGCCAACGCCGTCTCGCTCTCGCGCGTCAGGCGCAGTGGCAGGGTTTCCAGGCCCTGGGCGATCAGGAAAGCCGAGTGCGGCGCCAGGGTCATGCCCAGCTGGTGTGCGCCCAGCCAGCGCTGGCGCCAGGCCAGGGCCGCGTCGCCGCGCACGTTCAGGATGCTGGCCTCGCCGCCCTCGGTGAAGATGGGGTTGCGGGTCAGGTCATGCCTGGTCCCCACCGTCACGGCGCCGCCCAGGACGCTGCCGTGCCCGCCGGCCCACTTGGTCAGCGACTGCGTCACGATGTCTGCGCCGTGCTCCAGCGGCCGGCACAGAAAGCCCACGCCTCCGCAGGTGTTGTCAATCGCCAGCAGGGCGCCGTGCTCGTGGGCAATATCGGCAAAAGCTGCAATGTCCGCAATGTCGCCCGCCGGGTTGCTGATCATCTCGGCCCAGACCAGGCGGGTCTCCGGCCGTAGGGCCGCGCGGATGGCTGCCGGGGTGTTCTTGGTCAGCGTGGCCGAGATACCCATCAGGGGCAGGATGTTGCTCAGGAGGCCCGTGCTGCCGCCAAACAGACTGGACGCCGACACCACATGATCCCCTGCGCGGCACACGCTGAGAATGGCGGTGAGGGTGGCCGCCTGCCCACTGGCAACCGTGACGGTGGCGGCCCCGCCTTCCAGGGTGGTCAGGCGCTCTTCGAGGGCGCGCACCGTGGGGTTTTGCAGGCGCGCGTAACTGAGACCCGTGTTCTGCCCAAATTCGGCCTGGGCCTGTTCCAGCGTGTCGAATTGAAAGGCCGCCGCCGCGTGAATGGGAAAGCCGATGGTCTGCCCCAGGCCGCGCGGAATGGCGCTTTGCACGGCGGCGGTTTCGTAGCTCCAGTCGGCTGGTTCGGGGGCGCGGGCGTCGGTCATGCGCCCACGCTACGCCGCGCGGCGGGATAAGGTACGCCCCATGTCCGACCCACCTGGATTGTCGGTTGGCGTGAGTGTGCTGCTGCAAGACGAGGCAGGCCGGGTGCTGCTTCAGCGCCGGGGCGACGACGGCCGCTGGGGCACACCGGGCGGGCGCCTGAACCCCGGCGAAACCTTTCTAGCGGCGGCCCACCGGGAACTGCACGAGGAAACCGGCCTGAGCTGCCCTGGCCTGACCCTCCTGCCGCTGCCGGACGGCCTGGTGGACGGCCCCAGCTTCCGGCACGACTACCCCAGTGGGCAGACCGTGTTCATGGTGGGCCTGCGCGCCTGGGGGATTCTCCCGGCGGCCGCAGTGGAGGATGCCGCGCCTGACGACAGCGGCGAAACGCTGGAGCTGCGCTGGTTCGCCCTGGACGACCTGCCGGCCCTGAGCGGCGCGGTGAACGTGGCGAGCATGAATCTGCTGCGGGCGCGCGCTGGACTGGGGCCGCTGGTCAACTTTGCATGACAGAGAGATG of the Deinococcus betulae genome contains:
- a CDS encoding NUDIX domain-containing protein; translation: MSDPPGLSVGVSVLLQDEAGRVLLQRRGDDGRWGTPGGRLNPGETFLAAAHRELHEETGLSCPGLTLLPLPDGLVDGPSFRHDYPSGQTVFMVGLRAWGILPAAAVEDAAPDDSGETLELRWFALDDLPALSGAVNVASMNLLRARAGLGPLVNFA
- a CDS encoding aminotransferase class V-fold PLP-dependent enzyme, translated to MTDARAPEPADWSYETAAVQSAIPRGLGQTIGFPIHAAAAFQFDTLEQAQAEFGQNTGLSYARLQNPTVRALEERLTTLEGGAATVTVASGQAATLTAILSVCRAGDHVVSASSLFGGSTGLLSNILPLMGISATLTKNTPAAIRAALRPETRLVWAEMISNPAGDIADIAAFADIAHEHGALLAIDNTCGGVGFLCRPLEHGADIVTQSLTKWAGGHGSVLGGAVTVGTRHDLTRNPIFTEGGEASILNVRGDAALAWRQRWLGAHQLGMTLAPHSAFLIAQGLETLPLRLTRESETALALARWLSEHPKVGKVSYPGLPDHPHHALAQTYLRGGQGAVLTFEVPDPSAFLSRVGVLRIAPNLGDVRTLVVHPWTTTHGRVPEAARYAAGVTPLTIRMSVGVEALADLQADIEQAL